A part of Fimbriiglobus ruber genomic DNA contains:
- a CDS encoding 5-oxoprolinase subunit B family protein — protein MKLTPLGDQAVLAYLSDEAAAVRFAAAVRAAAAPWITDVVPAYASVGVYFDADHIRPRDVVTYLTGLGTVESDTQPAADGPAVHVIPVCYEMHLDLPRVAGQTGLTAEQVIALHTGAEYTVYAIGFVPGFPYLGYLPEPLQGVGRLPSPRVRVEPGSVGLTGRQTGVYPLPRPGGWNIVGRTPLTLVDVAAGYFPLRVGDTVRFARIDAAEFGRLDGERLA, from the coding sequence ATGAAGCTCACCCCACTCGGCGACCAGGCGGTGCTGGCGTACCTATCGGACGAGGCGGCGGCCGTCCGGTTCGCGGCCGCCGTCCGGGCGGCGGCAGCCCCCTGGATAACAGACGTGGTTCCGGCATACGCCAGCGTCGGCGTCTACTTCGACGCCGACCACATCAGACCCCGCGACGTCGTCACGTACTTGACCGGTCTGGGAACAGTCGAAAGCGATACGCAGCCTGCCGCGGACGGGCCGGCGGTTCACGTCATTCCCGTCTGCTACGAAATGCACCTCGACCTGCCCCGCGTTGCCGGGCAGACGGGGTTGACCGCGGAGCAGGTGATCGCCCTCCACACTGGGGCCGAGTACACCGTGTACGCGATCGGGTTCGTGCCCGGGTTTCCGTACCTGGGGTATCTCCCGGAACCGCTTCAGGGCGTCGGCCGGCTACCGAGCCCGCGGGTGCGGGTGGAACCGGGCAGCGTCGGGCTCACGGGCCGACAGACGGGCGTTTACCCGCTTCCCCGGCCGGGCGGGTGGAACATCGTCGGGCGGACACCGCTGACCCTGGTCGACGTGGCGGCCGGCTACTTCCCGCTCCGGGTCGGGGACACGGTGCGGTTCGCGCGGATCGACGCCGCCGAGTTCGGCCGCCTCGACGGAGAACGGCTCGCGTGA
- the yidC gene encoding membrane protein insertase YidC, producing the protein MRQKIFTNALFVLIAGGIAAGWWYVDKTYFPKPAPKVPEPSRPAREAIEALAGAVVGQSFPALEWPATRVDLKADDAAKEPPKDKPKPVEPPKVTPRLDPELVAIGDESFATQALLTTQGGSVQQLTLNHFDEANRLGLEVKQADGKPQPLRLIPGVIRPRDKTSLKIEAPFPTLVPGKVTEIDTRARLSEPSYVVLHYPSDDDPERGVGGEGPDDKTPSTKLRDAMWTMVERQAPTDGGPHKVVFETELGAPYFLKLRKTFTLAPRDYHVGFELRIEPLPGRTKGKGKFRYQIAGARGLPVEGEWYTQIYRNVMIGWTNRSGSGAKRTIEDALTINTKHGGDRVDRGENQFAYAAVASQYFTSAIAIDDDQPADARLGAWDYVRPTREPGGWEDPNQLFLADVTVRAVSKLMDVGDKAEDAVVHKYLIYNGPLKVRLLKQLGQQHGRDETVDPALVDRYLDNLSLRTLTDYHSPNFFGRLANAIWWSDIVITFTNLMHGVLGGLHSTGLPWGVCIMLLTVCVRLILVFPSRKQQATMARMQEKMAKMKPEMDKLQEKYKDDPQALQQEKTKLMFKHGVNPLSTMSGCLLLFAQMPVFMGLYFCLQESVFFRLQPFLWFQNLAAPDMLVWWTESIPWVSTPDNMGGTTYLGPFLNILPILSVTLIFIQQKLTMPPPTDEQQEMQQKMMKFMVLFMAVFFYKVPSGLCLYFICSTAWALAERKLIPKAKSAPAADAVEPTPGGPAAPNAPAAGTAAPTGGGGFMGKLRAKLEEMQQQADNQATRQIRNDDGNGAPRNPIRNDRDKKKKRKR; encoded by the coding sequence ATGCGCCAGAAAATCTTTACCAACGCCCTGTTCGTCCTCATCGCCGGCGGCATCGCCGCGGGGTGGTGGTACGTTGACAAGACGTACTTCCCCAAGCCGGCGCCGAAAGTGCCCGAACCGTCCAGGCCGGCCCGCGAAGCGATCGAGGCACTCGCCGGCGCAGTCGTCGGGCAGTCGTTCCCGGCGCTGGAGTGGCCCGCGACCCGGGTCGACTTGAAGGCGGACGACGCGGCGAAGGAACCGCCCAAGGACAAGCCGAAGCCGGTCGAGCCACCCAAGGTTACACCGCGGCTCGATCCCGAGTTGGTCGCGATCGGGGATGAGTCGTTCGCCACCCAGGCGCTGCTCACCACCCAGGGCGGGTCGGTCCAACAGCTCACCCTGAACCACTTCGACGAGGCGAACCGACTCGGCCTGGAAGTGAAACAGGCGGACGGGAAGCCGCAACCGCTCCGATTGATCCCCGGCGTCATCCGCCCGCGGGACAAGACCAGCCTCAAGATCGAAGCGCCGTTCCCCACGCTCGTTCCCGGAAAAGTGACCGAGATCGACACCCGGGCGAGGCTATCGGAGCCGTCCTACGTCGTCCTGCACTACCCGTCCGACGACGACCCCGAGCGAGGGGTCGGCGGGGAGGGGCCGGACGACAAGACGCCGTCCACCAAACTCCGGGACGCGATGTGGACGATGGTCGAGCGGCAAGCCCCGACGGACGGCGGCCCGCACAAGGTGGTGTTCGAGACCGAACTCGGCGCCCCGTACTTCCTCAAGCTCCGCAAAACATTCACCCTCGCCCCGCGGGACTACCACGTCGGCTTCGAGCTGCGGATCGAGCCGCTGCCCGGCCGCACAAAGGGTAAGGGGAAATTCCGGTACCAAATCGCCGGCGCCCGCGGGCTACCCGTCGAAGGCGAGTGGTACACCCAGATTTACCGGAACGTGATGATCGGGTGGACGAACCGGTCCGGCTCCGGGGCCAAGCGGACGATCGAAGACGCGCTGACGATCAACACCAAGCACGGCGGCGACCGCGTCGACCGCGGCGAGAACCAGTTCGCCTACGCGGCCGTCGCGAGCCAGTACTTCACCAGCGCGATCGCCATCGACGACGACCAGCCGGCGGACGCCCGCCTCGGGGCGTGGGACTACGTCCGTCCGACCCGCGAGCCGGGAGGGTGGGAAGACCCGAACCAACTTTTCCTCGCGGACGTGACCGTCCGGGCCGTCTCCAAGCTCATGGACGTCGGCGACAAGGCCGAGGACGCGGTCGTCCACAAGTACCTGATTTACAACGGGCCGCTCAAGGTCCGCCTGCTGAAACAACTCGGCCAGCAGCACGGCCGGGACGAGACGGTCGACCCGGCCCTCGTTGACCGGTACCTGGACAACCTGAGCCTCCGCACCCTGACCGACTACCACTCGCCGAACTTCTTCGGCCGGCTGGCCAACGCGATCTGGTGGTCGGACATCGTCATCACGTTCACCAACCTGATGCACGGCGTCCTCGGCGGCCTACACTCGACGGGCCTGCCGTGGGGCGTCTGCATCATGCTCTTGACCGTCTGCGTCCGCCTCATCCTCGTCTTCCCGAGCCGCAAGCAGCAGGCCACGATGGCCCGGATGCAGGAGAAGATGGCCAAGATGAAGCCGGAGATGGACAAGCTCCAGGAGAAGTACAAAGACGACCCGCAGGCACTGCAGCAGGAGAAGACCAAGCTGATGTTCAAGCACGGGGTCAACCCGCTCTCGACGATGAGCGGGTGCCTCTTGCTGTTCGCCCAGATGCCGGTGTTCATGGGCCTGTACTTCTGCCTGCAGGAGAGCGTGTTCTTCCGGCTCCAGCCGTTCCTCTGGTTCCAAAACCTGGCCGCCCCGGACATGCTGGTCTGGTGGACCGAGTCGATCCCGTGGGTCAGTACCCCGGACAACATGGGTGGGACGACCTACCTGGGGCCGTTCCTAAACATCCTGCCGATCCTGTCCGTCACGCTGATCTTCATTCAGCAGAAGCTGACGATGCCGCCGCCGACGGACGAGCAGCAGGAGATGCAGCAGAAGATGATGAAGTTCATGGTCCTATTCATGGCCGTGTTCTTCTACAAGGTGCCGTCCGGCCTCTGCCTGTACTTCATTTGCAGCACGGCGTGGGCGCTGGCCGAGCGCAAGCTGATCCCGAAGGCGAAGTCGGCCCCCGCCGCCGACGCGGTCGAGCCCACCCCCGGCGGCCCGGCGGCCCCCAACGCTCCCGCGGCTGGCACCGCTGCACCCACGGGCGGCGGCGGGTTTATGGGGAAGTTGCGGGCGAAGCTCGAAGAGATGCAGCAGCAGGCCGACAACCAGGCGACCCGGCAGATCCGCAACGACGACGGCAACGGGGCGCCGCGGAACCCGATCCGCAACGACCGCGACAAGAAGAAGAAGCGGAAGCGGTGA
- the queG gene encoding tRNA epoxyqueuosine(34) reductase QueG, which translates to METAARSLPLVAPDPPDPLLKDRLKAEARARGFTLAGVAPAADADGFGRFAAWLDAGYAGELQYLHDLRDERQHPRAVFAPVRSVLMLGLEYGPPVLPLPSTDTPRGRVAAYARGPDYHRLIWDKLNDLRDWLRAEVPGAAAHGVTDSAPLLERDFARRAGLGWVGKNTMLINTARGSFFFLAALLTNLDLAPDPPQANSHCGTCTACLDACPTAAFPAPGVLDARRCISYLTIELRGAVPEELRPGLGDWVFGCDVCQDVCPWNRRAARGTAGPPAFPADPALATLDPIELLSLNTAQFRKRFEGTSLSRARRVGLLRSAALVLGNVGDERAIPALERAAGGADEVIREAAAWALGQIRARAAGRVDTTA; encoded by the coding sequence ATGGAGACAGCAGCCCGTTCCCTGCCCCTCGTCGCCCCGGACCCGCCCGACCCACTCCTCAAAGACCGGCTCAAAGCGGAAGCCCGCGCCCGGGGGTTCACGCTGGCCGGCGTGGCCCCGGCGGCGGACGCGGACGGCTTCGGCCGGTTCGCCGCGTGGCTGGACGCGGGGTACGCCGGGGAGTTGCAATACCTCCACGACCTGCGCGACGAGCGCCAGCACCCCCGCGCCGTCTTCGCGCCCGTCCGCAGCGTATTGATGCTCGGGTTGGAATACGGCCCGCCTGTACTCCCACTCCCGTCGACCGACACCCCGCGCGGCCGCGTCGCCGCGTACGCCCGCGGCCCGGACTATCACCGGCTGATCTGGGACAAGCTCAACGACCTCCGCGACTGGCTGCGGGCCGAAGTCCCCGGGGCGGCGGCCCACGGCGTCACCGACTCGGCCCCACTCCTCGAACGCGACTTCGCCCGCCGCGCGGGCCTGGGGTGGGTCGGCAAAAACACAATGCTGATTAACACCGCGCGGGGGAGTTTCTTCTTCCTGGCCGCCTTGCTCACCAACCTCGACCTCGCCCCGGACCCGCCGCAAGCCAACTCGCACTGCGGGACGTGTACCGCCTGCCTGGACGCCTGCCCGACCGCCGCGTTCCCGGCCCCCGGCGTCCTCGACGCCCGGCGGTGCATCAGTTACCTGACCATCGAATTGCGCGGCGCGGTGCCGGAAGAACTGCGGCCCGGCCTCGGTGATTGGGTGTTCGGGTGCGACGTGTGCCAGGACGTCTGCCCGTGGAACCGGCGGGCCGCCCGTGGAACCGCCGGGCCGCCTGCGTTCCCCGCCGACCCTGCCCTCGCCACGCTCGACCCGATCGAACTGTTGTCGCTCAACACAGCCCAGTTCCGCAAGCGGTTCGAGGGCACGTCGCTGTCCCGGGCCCGGCGGGTCGGCCTGCTCCGCAGTGCGGCCCTCGTACTCGGGAACGTCGGCGACGAGCGGGCGATCCCGGCGCTGGAGCGGGCGGCCGGCGGTGCGGACGAGGTGATCCGCGAGGCGGCCGCGTGGGCGCTGGGCCAGATCCGGGCGCGGGCAGCGGGCCGGGTCGATACAACAGCCTGA
- a CDS encoding MBL fold metallo-hydrolase produces MQVHVHRIESEPFAENSYVVWAEGSHEAFVIDPGFEPDLILDVIRKKRLTLAAIVNTHGHIDHIAGNRALKSAVPDAPLIIGAGDAAMLTDPMLNLSGLFGFNVTSPPADRLVADGETLTVAGIELEVREIPGHSPGHVVYVVHAAEPPVVLGGDVLFSGSVGRTDFPGGNFKTLAAGIRAKLWPLPDTTRVFPGHGPATTTGEEKRTNPFVGEAAR; encoded by the coding sequence GTGCAGGTCCACGTTCACCGGATCGAGTCCGAACCGTTCGCGGAAAACTCCTACGTCGTCTGGGCCGAGGGCAGTCACGAGGCGTTCGTGATCGACCCCGGGTTCGAGCCGGACCTGATTCTCGATGTCATCCGCAAGAAGCGGCTGACCCTCGCGGCGATCGTGAACACGCACGGGCACATCGACCACATCGCCGGGAACCGGGCGCTCAAGTCCGCGGTCCCGGACGCGCCCCTGATCATCGGCGCCGGCGACGCGGCCATGCTCACCGACCCGATGCTGAACCTCAGCGGCCTGTTCGGGTTCAACGTCACCAGCCCGCCTGCCGACCGCCTCGTCGCGGACGGCGAAACGCTCACCGTGGCCGGCATCGAGCTGGAAGTACGGGAGATCCCGGGCCACTCGCCGGGGCACGTGGTCTACGTCGTCCACGCCGCGGAGCCGCCGGTCGTGCTGGGCGGGGACGTGTTGTTTTCCGGCAGCGTCGGCCGCACCGACTTCCCGGGCGGGAACTTCAAAACCCTCGCGGCCGGCATCCGCGCAAAGCTCTGGCCGCTCCCCGACACGACCCGCGTCTTCCCCGGCCACGGCCCCGCGACGACGACCGGCGAGGAGAAGCGGACGAACCCGTTTGTGGGAGAGGCGGCCCGGTGA
- a CDS encoding M28 family peptidase: MTRTIGVAAAAAVLAAAVLAGGWYTGARPAAEDPPRDKFAGDRAPTRPDGDGGLKRDKFGEDRVPTKPDFKTFPLDPDRAVKYVQQLCDIGPRISGTPGMVKQQEVLTKHFEGLGAKVVRQEFKVRQRSQRGAVDMTNLIASWFPDRKARLIVCSHYDTRPAAHQETDTQNWRKPFASANDGTAGAALMMELAHHMKGVPSNVGVDFVLFDGEEYILDPGVPGLQEGDKYFFGSEHFANGYTKAKAGLPYRYTGAVLLDLFAHDGARLAMEGYSLRGAPNLVAELWRVAGWVGAKSFVNERGFDRATDVLDDHIALNEAGIPAVDVIDFDYKHWHLLSDTPDKISGKQMVDVGNVLLGWIQIQK, translated from the coding sequence ATGACTCGTACGATCGGGGTGGCGGCGGCGGCCGCGGTTCTGGCGGCCGCCGTCCTGGCCGGCGGGTGGTATACTGGCGCGCGGCCGGCGGCCGAGGACCCGCCGCGGGACAAGTTCGCCGGCGACCGCGCGCCGACTAGGCCCGACGGGGACGGCGGCCTCAAGCGCGACAAATTCGGTGAGGACCGCGTGCCGACCAAACCCGACTTCAAGACCTTCCCACTCGATCCGGACCGGGCGGTGAAATACGTCCAGCAGCTTTGCGACATCGGCCCCCGGATCAGCGGCACCCCCGGGATGGTCAAGCAGCAGGAAGTCCTCACCAAGCACTTCGAGGGGCTCGGGGCGAAGGTGGTCCGACAGGAGTTCAAGGTCCGCCAGCGGAGTCAGCGGGGCGCGGTGGACATGACAAACCTGATCGCCTCGTGGTTCCCGGACCGCAAGGCGCGGCTGATCGTGTGTAGCCACTACGACACCCGCCCGGCCGCCCACCAGGAGACGGACACCCAGAACTGGCGGAAGCCGTTCGCCAGCGCGAACGACGGCACCGCCGGGGCCGCCCTGATGATGGAACTCGCCCACCATATGAAGGGCGTCCCGTCGAACGTGGGCGTGGACTTCGTCCTGTTCGACGGCGAGGAGTACATCCTCGACCCCGGCGTCCCGGGCCTTCAAGAAGGGGACAAATACTTCTTCGGGTCCGAACACTTCGCCAACGGGTACACCAAGGCCAAGGCCGGGCTGCCGTACCGGTACACGGGGGCCGTCCTCCTCGACCTGTTCGCCCACGACGGCGCCCGGCTCGCGATGGAGGGGTACTCGCTCCGCGGCGCGCCGAACCTGGTCGCCGAACTGTGGCGGGTGGCCGGGTGGGTCGGGGCCAAGTCGTTCGTGAACGAGCGGGGCTTCGACCGGGCGACGGACGTCCTCGACGACCACATCGCGCTGAACGAAGCCGGCATCCCGGCCGTGGACGTCATCGACTTCGACTACAAGCACTGGCACCTGCTGTCGGACACGCCGGACAAGATCTCCGGCAAACAAATGGTCGACGTGGGCAACGTCTTGTTGGGGTGGATTCAAATCCAGAAGTGA
- a CDS encoding FliA/WhiG family RNA polymerase sigma factor, translating into MVTRVETDIQQVWKDYRAEPTTELRNRLIENYLSLVRYNAERIWARLPDGVDLDDLISAGVFGLMDAIDAFDLTRGVKFETYCVPRIRGAMLDELRTMDWVPRLVRSKQSKVDAASKALETALGRKPTHEELAGKLGIPLEQVQAFVGEANAVNLVSLNKKWYETDSYKDVREIDILEDKKAEDPTGRLQNRDLMRLVTRGLNRNERLIVILYYYEEMTMKEIGATLNLSESRVSQMHSSIVARLQSQLAKRRPEFSN; encoded by the coding sequence ATGGTGACCCGAGTCGAGACGGACATCCAGCAAGTCTGGAAAGACTACCGGGCCGAGCCGACGACCGAGCTCCGCAACCGCCTGATCGAGAATTACCTCTCGTTGGTCCGGTACAACGCCGAACGCATCTGGGCCCGGTTGCCGGACGGCGTCGACCTGGACGATTTAATCAGCGCGGGCGTGTTCGGCCTGATGGACGCGATCGACGCGTTCGACCTGACCCGCGGGGTCAAATTCGAGACGTACTGCGTCCCCCGCATCCGCGGCGCGATGCTCGACGAGTTGCGGACGATGGACTGGGTGCCGCGGCTGGTCCGGTCCAAGCAGAGCAAAGTGGACGCGGCGTCCAAGGCGCTCGAAACGGCCCTGGGCCGCAAGCCGACGCACGAGGAACTGGCGGGCAAGCTGGGCATCCCGCTCGAGCAGGTGCAGGCGTTCGTTGGGGAGGCGAACGCGGTCAACCTGGTGAGCCTGAACAAGAAGTGGTACGAAACAGATAGTTATAAAGACGTCCGCGAGATTGACATTCTCGAGGACAAGAAGGCCGAAGACCCGACCGGCCGGCTGCAGAACCGCGACTTGATGCGGCTCGTGACCCGCGGCCTGAACCGGAACGAGCGGCTGATCGTCATCCTCTACTACTATGAAGAGATGACGATGAAGGAGATCGGGGCGACGCTCAACCTGAGCGAATCGCGGGTGAGCCAGATGCACTCCAGCATCGTCGCGCGTCTCCAATCGCAGCTGGCCAAGCGGCGGCCCGAGTTCAGCAACTGA